In one window of Chelmon rostratus isolate fCheRos1 chromosome 19, fCheRos1.pri, whole genome shotgun sequence DNA:
- the fktn gene encoding fukutin produces the protein MPRVNRTAVLSLLIVSSSVFLLFQLYYYRKYVSKPGPHILSRTGHLTANDVQWQTVKKFLALAQRFRLPLFLADTTALTLLSQDALRQRDRLVREPHCSFLCTGRPVTSFALHANLWKYDPGFLLAAEQKGFDLLELRGEDPRLASLDTLSGQEIPLHFLFRLHGYIIQLVFLYERSGNYLWHGALRLKANMDRSFAPFKQLDYGHHAGAYDRPELVLTVLDGLDVQIPRNVSRFLSEHRHAHFLECRYHDARNFLQLYPDDSSPEAVDFRRKAKSLLHLAARTLTHLDVPFWLSSGTCLGWFRQCSIISYSHDVDIGIFIVDFRPDIVTAFRDAGLSLKHKFGKVEDSLELSFLSDDVKLDVFFFYQEGDVVWNGGTQAKSGRKFKYIFPLFSLCWAELLELKVRVPCETLDYVKANYGATWSVPVRSWDWKSSPSNVQENGVWPPAEWAELIQVY, from the exons ATGCCTCGTGTGAACCGGACGGCCGTTTTGTCACTGCTGATCGTCAGCAGCTCAGTGTTCCTGCTGTTCCAGTTGTATTACTACAGGAAGTACGTCAGCAAG CCTGGCCCTCACATCCTGAGCCGGACAGGTCACCTGACTGCCAATGACGTCCAATGG CAAACGGTGAAAAAGTTTCTGGCATTAGCTCAGCGCTTCAGGTTGCCACTGTTCCTCGCTGACACCACTGCACTGACGCTGCTCTCCCAGGATGCTTTGCGGCAGCGTGACCGACTGGTACGTGAGCCACACTGCAGCTTCCTGTGCACTGGCCGGCCAGTCACGTCCTTCGCTCTGCACGCCAACCTGTGGAAATATGAC ccTGGCTTCCTAttggctgcagagcagaaaggaTTCGATCTGCTGGAGCTGCGAGGAGAGGACCCGCGACTAGCCAGTCTGGACACCTTATCAGGACAGGAGATCCCCCTGCACTTCCTGTTCCGCCTCCATGGTTACATCATCCAG CTGGTGTTCCTGTACGAGCGGAGCGGGAACTACCTGTGGCACGGAGCGTTACGCCTCAAAGCCAACATGGATCGAAGCTTCGCTCCCTTCAAACAGCTCGACTATGGACACCATGCAGGAGCTTACGACAG GCCGGAGCTGGTCCTGACGGTCCTGGACGGCCTCGATGTTCAAATCCCACGCAACGTTTCCCGCTTTCTGTCTGAGCATCGACACGCCCACTTCCTGGAGTGCCGTTACCATGATGCCCGCAACTTTCTGCAG CTCTACCCTGATGACTCGTCTCCGGAGGCCGTGGATTTTCGGAGGAAAGCGAAGTCGTTGCTTCATTTGGCCGCTCGAACCCTCACTCACCTGGATGTCCCCTTCTGGCTCAGTAGCGGCACCTGTCTGG GCTGGTTCAGGCAGTGCAGTATTATCTCCTACAGTCACGATGTCGATATCGGGATTTTCATCGTAGACTTCAGGCCGGACATCGTCACGGCGTTCAGGGACGCGGGcctgtcactcaaacacaaGTTTGGAAAG GTGGAGGACAGTCTGGAACTTTCCTTTCTGAGTGATGACGTCAAACTGGACGTTTTCTTTTTCTACCAGGAGGGGGATGTTGTTTGGAACGGAGGAACGCAGGCAAAGAGCGGCAGGAAGTTCAA gtACATCTTCCCGCTGTTCTCGCTCTGCTGGGCGGAGCTTCTGGAGCTCAAAGTTCGCGTTCCGTGCGAAACGCTGGACTACGTGAAAGCGAACTACGGCGCCACGTGGAGCGTCCCGGTGAGGAGCTGGGACTGGAAGTCGTCGCCTAGCAACGTGCAGGAAAATGGGGTGTGGCCTCCAGCGGAGTGGGCGGAGCTTATCCAGGTTTATTGA
- the ufc1 gene encoding ubiquitin-fold modifier-conjugating enzyme 1: MADEATRRAVSQIPLLKTHAGPRDRALWPQRLKEEYQALIHFVEQNKAADNDWFRLESNADGTRWTGTCWFIHELLRYEFRLEFDIPVTYPDTAPEVAVPELDGKTAKMYRGGRICLTEHFAPLWARNAPRFGLAHLMALGLGPWLAVEVPDLISKGLVVHKEGQREAAAE, translated from the coding sequence ATGGCGGACGAGGCCACGCGCAGGGCCGTGTCGCAGATCCCGCTGCTGAAGACGCACGCGGGGCCGCGGGACCGCGCGCTGTGGCCGCAGCGGCTGAAGGAGGAGTACCAGGCTCTGATCCACTTCGTGGAGCAGAACAAAGCCGCCGACAACGACTGGTTCCGCCTCGAGTCCAACGCGGACGGCACGCGCTGGACTGGCACGTGCTGGTTCATCCACGAACTGCTGCGCTACGAGTTCCGGCTGGAGTTTGACATCCCGGTGACGTACCCGGACACCGCGCCCGAGGTGGCGGTCCCGGAGCTGGACGGGAAGACCGCAAAGATGTACCGCGGCGGAAGGATCTGCCTGACCGAGCACTTCGCCCCGCTGTGGGCCCGGAATGCGCCGCGCTTCGGCCTGGCGCACCTAATGGCGCTGGGACTCGGACCGTGGCTCGCCGTAGAGGTCCCGGACCTGATCAGCAAGGGGCTCGTGGTCCACAAGGAGGGGCAGCGGGAGGCGGCGGCAGAGTGA